The following coding sequences are from one Diprion similis isolate iyDipSimi1 chromosome 9, iyDipSimi1.1, whole genome shotgun sequence window:
- the LOC124410713 gene encoding ubiquitin-conjugating enzyme E2-24 kDa, producing MSSGAGSSGTGRGRGSSLADNKPENKEAKPNPKMSKALGTSAKRIQKELAEITLDPPPNCSAGPKGDNLYEWVSTILGPPGSVYEGGVFFLDIHFSPEYPFKPPKVTFRTRIYHCNINSQGVICLDILKDNWSPALTISKVLLSICSLLTDCNPADPLVGSIATQYLQNREEHDRIARLWTKRYAT from the exons ATGTCATCCGGGGCTGGATCAAGTGGCACAGGACGAGGCCGAGGTTCCTCTTTGGCAGATAATAAACCAGAAAACAAGGAGGCAAAACCAAATCCAAAAATGTCTAAGGCGCTGGGAACTTCTGCGAAAAG GATACAAAAGGAACTAGCTGAAATCACTTTGGATCCTCCACCTAATTGCAG TGCCGGGCCTAAGGGGGACAATTTGTACGAATGGGTATCCACTATATTAGGACCACCTGGCTCTGTCTACGAAGGAGGAGTATTTTTTCTGGATATTCACTTTTCTCCCGAATATCCCTTCAAGCCTCCTAAG GTCACGTTTCGAACACGCATTTATCACTGTAATATAAATAGCCAAGGAGTAATATGCCTGGATATTCTGAAGGACAACTGGTCGCCTGCCCTCACCATTTCTAAGGTTCTACTCTCCATCTGTTCTCTCCTCACAGACTGCAATCCAG CTGATCCCTTGGTCGGTAGTATAGCAACGCAATATCTGCAAAACAGGGAAGAACACGATCGTATAGCACGACTCTGGACCAAGCGCTACGCCACATGA
- the LOC124410712 gene encoding CD63 antigen-like, producing MVSGGMTCVKYLLFLFNLVFAITGIVFISVGAVILGLYKGYSNFVDNWFFAAPVLMIVVGIIVFLVSFFGCCGAVKENHCMIITFSLLLLLIFALEIGAGISGYMMRNEVGNMLENRLNTTMSQYLTDKEAKNSWDIMQHDLDCCGMNGPKDWERVFKSTNLPETCCSELDMDKKFTCDENLTDIRHDGCIMKLQNTIEDNAVILGGVGIGIALVQLIGVIFACCLARSIRREYETVETTAH from the exons ATGGTGTCCGGTGGTATGACGTGCGTCAAGTACCTGCTATTCCTCTTCAATCTGGTATTCGCC ATAACCGGAATCGTTTTCATTTCGGTCGGCGCCGTTATACTCGGCTTGTATAAGGGATACAGTAACTTTGTGGACAACTGGTTCTTCGCCGCTCCGGTGCTCATGATTGTCGTTGGAATCATCGTATTCCTTGTATCGTTTTTCGGCTGCTGCGGAGCTGTCAAGGAGAACCACTGCATGATCATAACG TTCTCTCTTCTATTGCTCCTGATATTTGCCCTGGAAATTGGTGCCGGAATATCTGGATACATGATGCGTAACGAAGTTGGAAACATGcttgaaaatcgtttgaatACTACCATGTCGCAGTATTTAACTGACAAAGAAGCCAAGAATTCATGGGACATCATGCAGCACGAC ttggACTGCTGCGGTATGAATGGCCCGAAGGACTGGGAGAGGGTATTTAAAAGCACCAATTTACCAGAGACATGCTGCTCCGAACTTGATATGGATAAGAAATTCAcatgtgacgaaaatttaacTGATATTCGTCATGACGGTTGTAttatgaaattacaaaatacaattGAAGATAATGCTGTGATTCTCGGTGGTGTGGGTATTGGAATTGCTCTGGTTCAA CTGATCGGAGTAATCTTTGCGTGCTGCTTGGCTCGCTCAATCCGGCGCGAGTATGAGACTGT CGAAACTACAGCACACTGA